Below is a genomic region from Thermodesulfobacteriota bacterium.
AATGCCGCTCAAATCCTTTTCATTCAGTAAACCTATACTAAGCTATTCAAGAGAATTTATATCTTTCTTTTCAGGCTTCCAATTCTTTGTTTATCCTCTCCGCTGTTTTTTTCGCGTCTATTATCGCATATATCCACAATATAAGCCCGGCCACTGTATAACCTAGAACGATATATAATGTCGACATGTCAGCCGTTGAACCCACAGACTCCATAATAGCCTCAAGTGGGTTAATCAAAAGGAAATTAATAATCAAATTCAGAACGATAAGAATCACACCCTTTGGTATCTGCTTGACATAGATATGTCCAAGACCAGGAAATATCGCGGAGAGAATAAGAGCAATAGTAGGATTCTTTCTTTTTTTTTCGTCAGCCATTTTTCTTATCTCCATATGAATAACGATCTCTATTATCGCATTTTTTGAGACATATTCTAACACATAAGGAGAAAATTATATCCCCGGTTTTTTCTTTGATTATTTGGCTGATAGGACGTAGAATAAATAGCATCGTCAGTTTAAAGGAATCCTAAGAGTATCTCAAAGATTATAACACTCACAGTAGACCCTATTATAATTACAAACGATAAAAAGCTAATCTTAGTAAAAAGGAGTTTTGACCCCTATAAGGACCAGTGGGCATTTCCAGGCGGAATCGTCGAATACGGTGAAACTGTCGAGAATGCGGCAATAAGGGAAGCAAAAGAGGAAACCGGTCTCGATGTAAGAATAGAAAAGCTTCTCGGTGTCTATTCCGATCCAAAGAGAGACCCCAGGGGTCATTATGTGTCGGTTTGTTTTCTATGCGAGCCGGTGGGTGGAACATTAAAGACTAGTGAGGAAACAAAAGAGGTAAAGGCATTTACAAAAGAGGAATTGATATCGCTAGAACTTGCATTTGATCATAGAAAAATCCTCGCCAACCTAAATTTAATCTGAATCATCAAGATTATGTCCGTAAACGCTACCCAACGTGGGAAGTCGTTCAGAATCTCCTGGGAGCCCACCAGTCCCTGCCCTGAGCCTGTCGAAGGGTCGCCCCTGGTGTGGTAATTTGCAACGAGCAAGCATGTACTGAGCAATGCCGAAGGTTTGCCGGTGGGAATATAAATCGTCACTAGCAAGCCTGCACTGAGTCCAACCGAAGGGACTCGTGACCTACCCGACGGTTTTTTCACTCATTTATTAAATCGGGTAGCCCGCCAGTCTTGCTGGCGGGGCTATAATTATAATTATATTGTGTCAAAACTAAAACGCTATAATGTTGAAAACTACGTCTACTTCGTTACTTCAAAAACACTAAATAATAAGCCGATTTTTCTTAACCATGCGTATGCAGAATTATTCATTAACAACCTATTCTCTTGTAGGCAAAGGTATGGATTTCTACTTTTGGGATTCGTCCTAATGCCTGACCATTTTCACGCCCTAATAATGCCAAAGAAGGGTTTTACGATATCATCGGTGATTCAGAAAATTAAGAGCTTATTTGCTTACAGGTTAAGAAGACTCGGTGTCAAAGGTACCATATGGCAAAAGAGCTTCTATGATTTTGGGATTTATTCAGAGGAAAAGTGTAGGCAGAAGCTAGATTATATTCACGCAAATCCCGTAAGGAAAGGGATAGTTGATGATCCGGTTGATCACAGGTTTTCGTCTATGAATTATTCCGACCAAATGGACGTGATTGATTAATCTAATGCAACGAGCAAGACTCGTTGCCTACCCAAAGTGCGAACTTCAGAACCCCCTCGGGTAGTCCGCCAGTCCCTGTCCAGCACAGTCGAAGGATGCAAGCCCTACGTATGACCGCGCTTCGACCCTTCGATCAGACTCAGGGCTCAGCGCGAACGGATTTAACTCTTGACTCACCAATCGCTAGGCGGGACTTTCCACTCCCGCTTCAAGGCCTCTGTACCCCTTCGAACCCCCCAAATCTATGTCGCAACAACACCGGAAACACTACTGCAAGCTACAAGGGATTCGCTTGTTAAATCGGCCTTTCAAAAATTGCAGCCTGTGCTGAACCAAGTCCTGACGATAGGTCAGGATCTATTCAGTATCAAGACAAAGAAATAACCGCAAATAATAGATAGTCAGTGGATAACCCAGCAGCAAGCTGCAGGACATTAACGAGTTAACTTCTGTGAATTAATTGCATTCAAGGAGCAGTTTTCTCAGCTCTTCACCGGGCTCGGGAGCCCTCATAAATCTTTCTCCGATAAGTAAAACATTTACACCCTCCGATTTCAATCTCTTTATATCGGCGCTAGACCTTATACCACTTTCGCTGACGATGATTTTATCCTTTGGGATTAATTTGCAAAGTTTTAAAGAAGTCTCAAGACTCACATCGAAAGTCTTTAGGTCCCTGTTGTTTATCCCGATTATTTTGCTACCCGCTTGAATCGCTTTATCCAGTTCCGCTTCGTCATGTATCTCCACTATTGCATCCATATCCAATGAATGACCAAGTTCCAAAAGTTTTTTTAGAATCGTTGAACCCAAAGCAGCTACTATAAGAAGAATCGCATCGGCTCCATAAAATCTCGATTCATAGACCTGGTAAGGATCAATAATAAAATCTTTTCTCAAAAGGGGTATTTCTACAGAAGATCTAACATCCCTCAGGTGATTTAGGCTACCCTTAAAAAATCTAGAATCTGTAAGGACTGATATAGCACTAGCTCCGCCTCTCGCATAGCTTATTGAAATCTCAACAGGATTAAAATCCTGTCGCAATACCCCCTTCGAAGGAGAAGCACACTTAATTTCAGCTATAACCTTGGTACTTCCATTAGGACTTATGCTCTCATAGAAGCCCTTTGTCTTCTCAAGATTTTGTAACTCACTTTTCAGGAAATCGATTGGTTTGGATTTTTTGGCCCTCTCAACCTCGACCCTTTTGTTTTCGATGATCTTGTTAAGAATCATGTCGGAGAAGATGTCAGGAATTTGCTGCTATTTAGTTATCTTTCCAAGAAACTGTAAATTTGGTCAGGCTATTTAGTTTGTTTAATGCGCTCCCAGTATCAATCGACTCTTCTGCCAAAGCAACCCCCTCTTTCATATCGGATGCTTTTCCCGCGACAACTAGAGCTGCCGCCGCATTCAAAACTGAGATATCCCTTTTTGCTTCTCTCTCTTCGCCTTTGAGGACTGACAGTAAAGTCTTCGCATTTTCGACAGTATTCCCACCCCTTAGCTCTTCCAATTTCCTCCTTTTGAAACCCAGATCTGCGGGATCAAGTTGATACGCTTTAACCATTCCATCCTTTAACTCAGCTATGTCCGTCTTTCCCGTAACAGTAATCTCATCGAGTGAGTCGGAACCGTATACTACCATTGATCTTACGCATCCCAAGTTCCGGAGCACCTTAGCCATAGGCTTAAGTAAAACCCCGGAATATACCCCCATAACCTGATGTTTAACACCAGCGGGATTCGTAATTGGACCCAATAAGTTAAATATTGATCTGATGCCTATATCCTTCCTCGGCTGAGAGACAAATCTCATCGCCGGATGATAAATTGGAGCGAAAAGAAAGACAATTCCCACTTCGTTCAGACAATTTTCGGCTCCCGCAGGAGAAATATTTATATTGACACCCAACTCTTCTAAAACATCGGCACTACCTGACTGACTGGATACAGAGCGATTCCCATGTTTTGCAACTGGAACTCCAGCCCCCGCAGTGATTAATGAAGCAACTGTTGAAACATTAAAAGTCATTTGCTGATCGCCTCCAGTGCCACAAAGGTCCACAACAGTGCTGTGTCTCGATATAATCCTCTTTGATTTATTAATCATTACCTTGGCAGCACCCGTAATCTCTGGTATGGATTCCCCTTTCATCCTGAGTCCCACAAGCAGTGCAGAAATCTGGCTCGGAGTCGCTATCCCCTCCATCATCTTCTCCACTACCTCAGACATCTCATCCTCTTCAAGGTCAATTCTCTCAACAACTTTATAAATCGCCTCCTTCAGCATTTCAGAGCTCCTGTCTTTCGAGTGCTATCCTAATTCTATCCAGAATTCCGTTGATGAATGATCCTGACTCTTCTGTCCCAAATTTCTTTGCCAGTTCCACGGCCTCGTTTATGGTAACAGGGGGCGGTATATTCCTCAAGTATGCCAGCTCGTAGATCGCCATGCGTAGAATATTTCTGTCGATCGTTGGCATACGTGATAGTCGCCAATGCTTTGAATACTTATTTATGATACAATCAATGCCATCCATATTTTCACATGAACCTGCTATAAGAATGGTCGCAAACTCTTTTACCTCTTCGTTGATTGAAGCATCTTTTGCCGACCAGAATAGATCGACCTGTTGTTTTATATCTGAGTGGTCCGAGCGGGTTTCTCTTTGGGAGTCGTATTGGTACAGAAATTGAAGTGCAATTTCTCGAGCTCTTCTCCTTTTACCCATGTTAGCGGGATATTATTTCTTCTTTGGAAGAACCTTCTTAAGATTTGCCATCTCTATGGCGCTAAGAGCAGCCTCTCCACCTCTATTTCCAGCCTTAGTACCTCCCCTCTCAATAGCCTGTTCTAAGGTTTCTGTGGTTAACACACCAGAAACAATTGGGATGCTATATTCCAAACTTAATGAAGCAAGATCATTAATAACAGTCGAGGATAAATAGTCGAAATGAGGGGTTTCTCCTCTTATAATTACCCCTATAGCAATTATTGCGTTGTAAATTGAAGAGCTAGCGGCTACCTTCGCAGCAAAGGGAATCTCAAATGAACCAGGCACCTTGATAATATCAACATCCGACTCCGAAGCGTTATGCCTCTTAAGCACATCCATTGCACCTTCAACCATGTGATTTGTAATAAAGTCATTGAACCTGCTCACGACAATAGCAAATTTAAGCCCTTTTGCGTCAAGTTTTCCTTCATAGATCTGAGGCATGTGCTTCCCTTCTCAGTCTACCATCGATAAAAGGTGTCCGAGTTTGTCCTTTTTTACCTTGAGATAATTGGAGTTTCTTTCATTAGGCGGGATCTCGATAGGTACCCTTTCAACGATCTGAAGACCAAAGCCCTCTAGTCCCTTTATCTTTTTGGGGTTGTTAGTCAAGAGCCTCATATTTCTCACACCGAGATCATACAGAATCTGTGCGCCTATACCGTAATCCCTCAAATCTGGTTTA
It encodes:
- a CDS encoding transposase, with translation MSKLKRYNVENYVYFVTSKTLNNKPIFLNHAYAELFINNLFSCRQRYGFLLLGFVLMPDHFHALIMPKKGFTISSVIQKIKSLFAYRLRRLGVKGTIWQKSFYDFGIYSEEKCRQKLDYIHANPVRKGIVDDPVDHRFSSMNYSDQMDVID
- a CDS encoding NUDIX hydrolase, translating into MLVKRSFDPYKDQWAFPGGIVEYGETVENAAIREAKEETGLDVRIEKLLGVYSDPKRDPRGHYVSVCFLCEPVGGTLKTSEETKEVKAFTKEELISLELAFDHRKILANLNLI
- the ribH gene encoding 6,7-dimethyl-8-ribityllumazine synthase yields the protein MPQIYEGKLDAKGLKFAIVVSRFNDFITNHMVEGAMDVLKRHNASESDVDIIKVPGSFEIPFAAKVAASSSIYNAIIAIGVIIRGETPHFDYLSSTVINDLASLSLEYSIPIVSGVLTTETLEQAIERGGTKAGNRGGEAALSAIEMANLKKVLPKKK
- the trpD gene encoding anthranilate phosphoribosyltransferase, yielding MLKEAIYKVVERIDLEEDEMSEVVEKMMEGIATPSQISALLVGLRMKGESIPEITGAAKVMINKSKRIISRHSTVVDLCGTGGDQQMTFNVSTVASLITAGAGVPVAKHGNRSVSSQSGSADVLEELGVNINISPAGAENCLNEVGIVFLFAPIYHPAMRFVSQPRKDIGIRSIFNLLGPITNPAGVKHQVMGVYSGVLLKPMAKVLRNLGCVRSMVVYGSDSLDEITVTGKTDIAELKDGMVKAYQLDPADLGFKRRKLEELRGGNTVENAKTLLSVLKGEEREAKRDISVLNAAAALVVAGKASDMKEGVALAEESIDTGSALNKLNSLTKFTVSWKDN
- the nusB gene encoding transcription antitermination factor NusB, with protein sequence MGKRRRAREIALQFLYQYDSQRETRSDHSDIKQQVDLFWSAKDASINEEVKEFATILIAGSCENMDGIDCIINKYSKHWRLSRMPTIDRNILRMAIYELAYLRNIPPPVTINEAVELAKKFGTEESGSFINGILDRIRIALERQEL
- the trpC gene encoding indole-3-glycerol phosphate synthase TrpC, whose protein sequence is MILNKIIENKRVEVERAKKSKPIDFLKSELQNLEKTKGFYESISPNGSTKVIAEIKCASPSKGVLRQDFNPVEISISYARGGASAISVLTDSRFFKGSLNHLRDVRSSVEIPLLRKDFIIDPYQVYESRFYGADAILLIVAALGSTILKKLLELGHSLDMDAIVEIHDEAELDKAIQAGSKIIGINNRDLKTFDVSLETSLKLCKLIPKDKIIVSESGIRSSADIKRLKSEGVNVLLIGERFMRAPEPGEELRKLLLECN